One segment of Thermus tengchongensis DNA contains the following:
- the purN gene encoding phosphoribosylglycinamide formyltransferase yields MLSPFPLGRPARMAVMASGRGTNLEALLEAFPPQNPWGEVVLVLSDNPEAYALKRASRRGVEALAIPWRGRKAFEREALDLLRARNVDLVLLAGFMRLLSPGFVEPWYGRLLNIHPSLLPDYPGLHVHRRVLEAGERETGSTVHFVDQGMDTGPIVLQGRVPVLPGDTPETLERRVLFLEHRLYPKAVRLVLSGLAFPPGDGLKALLGEAWPRFQGLSPREKPLYLRVVALLSAWGLGGLVPAALMGQGGDWGRGAFLAAHLLVEDHPALRRELAELPEEVRLRAEEALRRVESPL; encoded by the coding sequence ATGCTGAGCCCGTTTCCCTTGGGCCGCCCCGCGCGGATGGCGGTGATGGCCTCGGGCCGGGGCACCAATCTAGAAGCCCTCCTGGAGGCTTTTCCCCCCCAAAACCCCTGGGGGGAGGTGGTGTTGGTCCTCTCCGACAACCCGGAGGCCTACGCTTTGAAGCGGGCCTCGAGGCGGGGGGTGGAGGCGTTGGCCATCCCCTGGCGGGGGAGGAAGGCGTTTGAAAGGGAGGCCCTGGACCTGTTGCGGGCCAGGAATGTGGACCTGGTGCTCCTGGCTGGCTTCATGCGTCTCCTCTCTCCGGGTTTTGTGGAACCCTGGTACGGGCGTCTTTTGAACATCCACCCCTCCCTCCTCCCGGACTACCCGGGGCTCCACGTGCACCGGAGGGTCTTGGAGGCGGGGGAAAGGGAAACGGGCTCCACGGTGCACTTCGTGGACCAGGGCATGGACACGGGGCCCATCGTCCTCCAGGGGCGGGTGCCCGTCCTGCCTGGGGATACCCCGGAAACCCTGGAAAGGCGGGTGCTTTTCCTGGAGCACCGCCTTTATCCCAAGGCGGTGCGCCTGGTCCTTTCCGGGCTCGCCTTCCCCCCAGGGGATGGCCTCAAGGCCCTTCTTGGGGAGGCTTGGCCCCGCTTCCAGGGGCTTTCCCCCCGGGAAAAGCCCCTCTATCTCCGGGTTGTGGCCCTGCTTTCCGCCTGGGGCCTGGGGGGCCTGGTCCCGGCCGCCCTTATGGGCCAAGGGGGGGACTGGGGCCGGGGGGCCTTCCTCGCCGCCCACCTCCTGGTGGAGGACCATCCCGCCCTGCGCCGGGAGCTTGCGGAACTCCCTGAAGAGGTCCGCCTGAGGGCCGAGGAGGCCTTGAGGCGGGTAGAATCTCCCCTATGA
- a CDS encoding glycerol-3-phosphate acyltransferase has translation MAYLLLAYFLGSLVGGLLFFPEVRARDLPGGSGVFRQKGPWAALGVVLWDLGKGALTLLLVPPEWRVWAAGAVVAGHNWPLFFRFRGGGGIAPSLGYFLAWLPGETLGAAFLGLGVAGVYHLLYWRGRRKGIYPIPFGAIFGYLALLLLAPAEGRLAALLVALVVALRGLQILSGRW, from the coding sequence ATGGCCTACCTGCTTCTGGCGTACTTCCTGGGTTCCCTGGTGGGGGGGCTCCTCTTCTTTCCCGAGGTGCGGGCCAGGGACCTCCCGGGGGGCTCGGGGGTTTTCCGTCAGAAGGGTCCCTGGGCTGCCCTCGGGGTGGTGCTGTGGGACCTGGGCAAGGGAGCCTTGACCCTTCTCCTTGTTCCCCCGGAGTGGCGGGTGTGGGCCGCGGGGGCGGTGGTGGCGGGGCACAACTGGCCCCTTTTCTTTCGCTTCCGGGGTGGGGGTGGGATTGCCCCCTCCCTGGGCTACTTCCTGGCCTGGCTTCCCGGGGAAACCCTGGGGGCGGCTTTTTTGGGCCTGGGGGTGGCGGGGGTCTACCACCTCCTTTACTGGAGGGGGCGGCGTAAGGGTATTTATCCCATACCCTTCGGGGCCATCTTCGGCTACCTGGCGCTTTTGCTCCTGGCCCCTGCGGAGGGGCGGCTCGCGGCCTTGCTGGTGGCCTTGGTGGTGGCCCTAAGGGGTCTGCAAATCCTTTCGGGAAGATGGTAG
- a CDS encoding menaquinone biosynthetic enzyme MqnA/MqnD family protein, with translation MIYSLGVPLYANTAPLYHFLEANGWALRYGVPSELNRMVLSGEVGLSLVSSYFYLEHQEELGLLPDFSVAVLGRVYSVNLFHKGGLADLSRIALTTESATSVELLKLLLREREVFPRYENREGGLELLDEYDGVLLIGDRAIRAYASLLDHLPETPHALPTRFGEVAVVDLSMLWFERTRLPFVFAVWAYRKETPPPLELVRALRRARRRGLARLGEVAEAEARRLGIHPALMEHYLWNFRYHLEEPDRLGLQAFAEALGLTFSPSYYPG, from the coding sequence ATGATCTACTCCTTAGGGGTTCCCCTCTACGCCAACACCGCTCCCCTTTACCATTTCCTGGAGGCCAACGGCTGGGCCCTCCGGTACGGGGTCCCCTCGGAGCTCAACCGCATGGTCCTTTCGGGAGAGGTGGGGCTTTCCCTGGTTTCCAGTTACTTCTACCTGGAACACCAGGAGGAGCTCGGGCTGCTTCCCGACTTCTCCGTGGCCGTGCTGGGGCGGGTGTACTCCGTCAACCTGTTCCATAAAGGAGGGCTTGCAGACCTAAGCCGGATCGCCCTCACCACGGAGAGCGCCACCAGCGTGGAGCTCCTGAAGCTCCTCTTAAGGGAACGGGAGGTCTTCCCCCGGTACGAGAACCGGGAAGGAGGGCTTGAGCTCCTTGACGAATACGACGGGGTCCTGCTGATCGGCGACAGGGCTATAAGGGCCTACGCCAGCCTCCTAGACCACCTCCCCGAAACCCCCCACGCCCTCCCCACCCGCTTCGGGGAGGTGGCGGTGGTGGACCTCTCCATGCTCTGGTTTGAACGCACCAGGCTCCCCTTCGTCTTCGCCGTCTGGGCCTACCGCAAGGAAACCCCTCCCCCCTTGGAGCTGGTGCGGGCCTTAAGGAGGGCCCGGCGCCGGGGGCTGGCCCGGCTGGGAGAGGTGGCGGAGGCCGAGGCCCGGAGGCTGGGCATCCACCCCGCCCTGATGGAGCACTACCTCTGGAACTTCCGGTATCACCTGGAAGAACCGGACCGCTTGGGCCTCCAAGCCTTCGCCGAAGCCCTGGGCCTCACCTTCTCCCCCAGCTACTACCCGGGATAA
- a CDS encoding substrate-binding domain-containing protein: MSKKKPTILEVAARAGVGLGTVSRVLNNHKAVRPETRARVLKAMEELGYTPNPHARRIAGGRSYTVSVLLPFVATEFYRRLVEGIEGVLLEKRYDLALFPILSQARLKRYLESSTLAFLTDGLILASYDLSEHFEGGRLPTDRPVVLVDAKNPRYDSVFLDNFLGGHLAGEYLARFPGPIFAVKVEEEPDRAFHHTVFAERLAGFREALKAASRPFPEEHLYTTRLSQEGGRLALRYFLEKASPPINIFAGADQVALGVLEEAERLGLTVGKEVRVLGFDGHPFTEEVGLSTIAQPVEAMGARAAQLLLERMEGYAGPPRAVRFEPLLIERASTRTSPAVPYLP, from the coding sequence ATGAGCAAGAAGAAACCCACCATCCTCGAGGTGGCCGCCCGGGCCGGGGTCGGCCTGGGCACGGTGAGCCGGGTGCTCAACAACCACAAGGCGGTGCGCCCGGAAACCCGGGCCCGGGTGCTGAAGGCCATGGAGGAACTGGGCTACACCCCGAACCCCCATGCCCGGCGCATCGCGGGAGGGAGAAGCTACACGGTCTCCGTCCTCCTTCCCTTTGTGGCCACGGAGTTCTACCGAAGGCTGGTGGAGGGCATCGAAGGCGTCCTCCTGGAAAAGCGCTACGACTTGGCCCTCTTCCCCATCCTCTCCCAGGCCCGGCTTAAGCGCTATCTGGAAAGCTCCACCCTCGCCTTCCTCACCGACGGCCTCATCCTCGCCTCCTACGACCTGAGCGAGCACTTTGAGGGAGGGCGTCTTCCCACCGACCGCCCCGTGGTGCTGGTGGACGCCAAGAACCCCCGGTACGACTCCGTCTTCCTGGACAACTTCCTGGGGGGCCACCTGGCCGGGGAGTACCTGGCCCGCTTTCCCGGGCCCATCTTCGCCGTGAAGGTGGAGGAGGAACCCGACCGGGCCTTCCACCACACGGTCTTCGCCGAGCGCCTGGCCGGCTTCCGGGAAGCCCTCAAGGCGGCAAGCCGCCCCTTCCCTGAGGAGCACCTCTACACCACCCGGCTCTCCCAGGAAGGGGGGAGGCTCGCCCTCCGGTACTTCCTGGAGAAGGCTTCCCCGCCCATCAACATCTTCGCCGGGGCCGACCAGGTGGCCCTGGGCGTCCTGGAGGAAGCGGAAAGGCTTGGGCTTACCGTGGGCAAGGAGGTACGGGTTCTGGGCTTTGACGGCCATCCCTTCACCGAGGAGGTGGGGCTTTCCACCATCGCCCAGCCGGTGGAGGCCATGGGTGCCCGGGCGGCGCAACTTCTCCTGGAGAGGATGGAAGGCTATGCGGGCCCTCCCCGGGCGGTGCGGTTCGAGCCCCTCCTTATAGAACGGGCCTCCACCCGCACCTCTCCTGCGGTTCCCTACCTGCCTTAG
- a CDS encoding YqhA family protein, protein MRPEALVYPLRWLMLLPVVGMLLGALYFAWHALEETLLAVQKPLDEALPILVGAVDLALLSAVFLIFSLGLFELFIRKLQLPMENVLTVESLADLKGKLGQVIVMILVVKFFEKASAFKPQTSLDFLLFAGGVALLASALWLAKAKD, encoded by the coding sequence ATGCGCCCGGAAGCCCTGGTCTACCCGTTGCGTTGGCTCATGCTTTTGCCCGTGGTGGGGATGCTCCTCGGGGCCCTCTACTTCGCCTGGCATGCCCTCGAGGAAACCCTCCTTGCGGTGCAAAAACCCTTGGACGAAGCCCTTCCCATCCTGGTGGGCGCCGTGGACCTGGCCCTTTTAAGCGCCGTTTTCCTCATCTTCAGCCTGGGCCTTTTTGAGCTTTTCATCCGCAAGCTGCAACTTCCCATGGAAAACGTCCTCACGGTGGAAAGCCTGGCAGACCTCAAGGGCAAGCTGGGCCAGGTGATCGTCATGATCCTGGTGGTGAAGTTCTTTGAGAAGGCCTCGGCCTTCAAGCCCCAGACCTCCTTGGACTTCCTCCTTTTCGCCGGGGGCGTGGCCCTTCTGGCCTCCGCCCTTTGGCTGGCCAAGGCCAAAGACTGA
- a CDS encoding YceI family protein — MRWNLDPTHTSIEFAVRHMMIATVKGTLNLKEGFVETDEAGRPLRVEARLDARSIHTGVPDRDSHLRSPDFLDAENFPEILFKSERITPLGEGRYQVEGQLTIRGVTQPLAFEVETHGPAKDPWGNERVAAHFEGKLNRKDFGLTWNVPLELGGVLVGEEVRFSVDTEAVKVQEAVAQ; from the coding sequence ATGCGTTGGAACCTAGACCCCACCCACACCAGCATCGAGTTCGCCGTGCGCCACATGATGATCGCCACGGTGAAAGGCACCCTGAACCTCAAAGAGGGCTTTGTGGAAACCGACGAGGCAGGAAGGCCCCTCCGGGTGGAGGCACGCCTGGACGCCAGGAGCATCCACACCGGCGTGCCGGACCGGGACAGCCACCTCCGCTCCCCTGACTTCCTGGATGCGGAAAACTTCCCGGAAATCCTCTTTAAAAGTGAGCGGATCACCCCCTTGGGGGAGGGACGGTACCAGGTGGAGGGCCAGCTCACCATCCGGGGCGTCACCCAGCCCCTTGCCTTTGAGGTGGAAACCCATGGCCCCGCCAAGGACCCCTGGGGCAACGAGCGCGTGGCCGCCCACTTCGAGGGCAAGCTGAACCGCAAGGACTTCGGCCTCACCTGGAACGTGCCTCTGGAGCTGGGCGGGGTCTTGGTGGGCGAGGAGGTGCGCTTCAGCGTGGACACCGAGGCGGTGAAGGTCCAGGAGGCGGTGGCCCAGTAA
- a CDS encoding response regulator transcription factor, with translation MRILVVDDEESILVPLEFLLKKAGHQVVLARTGEEALEALSRGTFDLMVLDLMLPGMDGFAVLERAKALSQRPKVLVLTARGREADRAKALALGAEAFMAKPFGIQDLLSQVEELAGGR, from the coding sequence ATGAGGATTCTGGTGGTGGACGATGAGGAAAGCATCCTGGTGCCCTTGGAGTTCCTCCTGAAGAAGGCCGGGCACCAGGTGGTCCTGGCCCGCACAGGGGAAGAGGCCCTCGAGGCCCTGTCCCGAGGAACCTTTGACCTCATGGTGCTGGACCTCATGCTTCCGGGCATGGATGGCTTTGCCGTATTGGAGCGGGCTAAGGCCCTATCCCAAAGGCCCAAGGTCCTGGTCCTCACCGCCCGGGGGCGGGAGGCGGACCGGGCCAAGGCCCTGGCCCTGGGGGCCGAGGCCTTCATGGCCAAGCCCTTTGGCATCCAAGACCTCCTTTCCCAGGTGGAGGAGCTGGCAGGGGGAAGATGA
- the purD gene encoding phosphoribosylamine--glycine ligase, translated as MKVLVVGSGGREHALLWKAAQSPLVDRLYAAPGNAGMAALAELVPWNGDVEVLADWALAEGIDLTLVGPEAPLVEGIADAFQKRGLLIFGPTQKAAMIEGSKAFAKRLMERYGIPTARYRVFQDALLALEYVESVGVPIVIKDSGLAAGKGVTVAFDLHTAKQAILNLLSGPEGGEVVVEEYLEGDEATVLALTDGETVLPLLPSQDHKRLLDGDQGPMTGGMGAVAPYPMEAATLRRVEEEILKPLIQGLRAEGVVYRGVVYAGLMLTREGPKVLEFNARFGDPEAQALLPLLQNDLVDLALRVAEGRLRGTELFWREGASACVVLAAPGYPESPRKGIPLRVPEPPEGVLVFHAGTRWEGNSLVSAGGRVLNIVGLGKTLEEALSRAYGFIPQVGFPGAQYRKDIGHKALRLG; from the coding sequence ATGAAGGTGCTGGTGGTGGGTTCCGGAGGGCGGGAGCACGCCCTCCTTTGGAAGGCGGCGCAAAGCCCCCTGGTGGACCGGCTCTACGCCGCCCCCGGCAACGCCGGGATGGCGGCTTTGGCGGAGCTGGTTCCCTGGAATGGGGACGTGGAGGTCCTGGCGGATTGGGCTTTGGCCGAGGGGATAGACCTCACCCTGGTGGGTCCTGAGGCCCCCTTGGTGGAGGGCATCGCGGACGCTTTCCAGAAGCGGGGCCTTCTCATTTTTGGCCCCACCCAGAAGGCCGCCATGATTGAGGGTTCCAAGGCCTTTGCCAAGAGGCTCATGGAGCGCTACGGGATTCCCACGGCCCGGTACCGCGTGTTCCAGGATGCCCTCCTGGCCCTGGAGTACGTGGAAAGCGTGGGTGTACCCATCGTCATCAAGGACTCCGGCCTGGCCGCGGGCAAGGGGGTGACCGTGGCCTTTGACCTGCACACCGCCAAGCAGGCCATCCTCAACCTGCTCTCCGGCCCCGAGGGGGGGGAGGTGGTGGTGGAGGAGTACCTGGAGGGGGATGAGGCCACGGTGCTGGCCCTGACCGATGGCGAAACCGTCCTGCCCCTCCTGCCCTCCCAGGACCACAAGCGCCTGTTGGATGGGGACCAAGGGCCCATGACCGGGGGCATGGGGGCGGTGGCCCCTTACCCCATGGAGGCCGCCACCCTGAGGCGGGTGGAGGAGGAGATCCTGAAACCCTTGATCCAAGGCCTGAGGGCGGAAGGGGTGGTCTACCGGGGGGTGGTCTATGCCGGTTTGATGCTCACCCGGGAGGGTCCCAAGGTGCTGGAGTTCAACGCTCGCTTTGGCGACCCCGAGGCCCAGGCCCTTTTGCCCCTTTTGCAGAATGACCTGGTGGACTTGGCCCTGAGGGTGGCGGAGGGGCGGCTTAGGGGAACGGAGCTCTTCTGGCGGGAGGGAGCCTCCGCCTGCGTGGTTCTGGCGGCCCCCGGTTATCCGGAAAGCCCGCGGAAGGGAATCCCCCTCCGTGTCCCAGAGCCGCCGGAAGGGGTTCTGGTCTTCCACGCCGGCACCCGGTGGGAGGGGAACAGCCTGGTGAGCGCCGGGGGGCGGGTTCTGAACATAGTGGGGCTAGGAAAAACCCTGGAGGAGGCCCTTTCCCGGGCCTACGGCTTCATCCCCCAGGTGGGCTTCCCCGGGGCCCAGTACCGGAAGGACATAGGCCACAAGGCCCTCCGCCTGGGCTAG
- the mqnE gene encoding aminofutalosine synthase MqnE: MKGIRDPKLWPIAEKVEAGERLTFAEGLILYQTQDLPGLMRLANRVRERKHGHKTYFVHSIRVSQTNICYVGCTFCAFQRKFGEEGAWDWEVEEVVAWVRERYQPGLTEIHMTAGHHPKRPFAYYLDLVRTLKASFPGVQVKAWTAAEIHHFSKIARLPYKEVLQALKEAGLDAMPGGGAEIFAERVRRQIARAKVSAEGWLEIHRTAHELGIPTNATMLYGHIETLEERLDHMDRLRQLQDETGGFMSFIPLAFQPDGNLLARKLGKREFTTGLDDLRNLAVARLYLDNIPHIKGYWATLTPELAQVSLDWGVTDIDGTLIEERIVHMAGSPTPKGLSKRELAEIIRKAGRIPVERDALYREIRVWNSVAAPLAEGGTQGA, encoded by the coding sequence GTGAAGGGCATCCGGGACCCCAAGCTCTGGCCCATCGCGGAAAAGGTGGAGGCGGGCGAACGCCTCACCTTTGCGGAAGGGCTCATTCTCTACCAAACCCAGGACCTCCCAGGCCTCATGCGCCTGGCCAACCGGGTGCGGGAAAGGAAGCACGGGCACAAGACCTACTTCGTCCACTCCATCCGCGTTTCCCAGACCAACATCTGCTACGTGGGTTGCACCTTCTGCGCCTTCCAACGAAAGTTCGGCGAGGAAGGGGCCTGGGACTGGGAGGTGGAGGAGGTGGTGGCCTGGGTGCGGGAGCGCTACCAGCCCGGCCTCACGGAGATCCACATGACCGCGGGCCACCACCCCAAGAGGCCCTTTGCCTACTACCTGGACCTGGTGCGGACCCTAAAAGCGAGCTTCCCCGGGGTGCAGGTCAAGGCCTGGACCGCGGCGGAGATCCACCACTTCTCCAAGATCGCCCGCCTGCCCTACAAGGAGGTGCTCCAGGCCCTCAAGGAGGCGGGCCTGGACGCCATGCCGGGGGGCGGGGCGGAGATCTTCGCCGAAAGGGTGCGGCGGCAGATCGCCCGGGCCAAGGTTTCCGCGGAGGGCTGGCTGGAAATCCACCGCACCGCCCACGAGCTGGGGATCCCCACCAACGCCACCATGCTCTACGGCCACATCGAGACCCTCGAGGAGCGCCTGGACCACATGGACCGCCTCCGCCAGCTCCAGGACGAAACCGGCGGCTTCATGAGCTTCATCCCCTTGGCCTTCCAGCCGGACGGCAACCTGCTGGCCAGGAAACTCGGGAAACGCGAGTTCACCACCGGACTGGACGACCTCCGCAACCTGGCCGTGGCCCGGCTTTACCTGGACAATATCCCCCACATCAAAGGGTACTGGGCCACCCTCACCCCCGAGCTGGCCCAGGTCTCCCTGGACTGGGGGGTGACGGACATCGACGGCACCCTCATCGAGGAGCGCATCGTCCACATGGCGGGAAGCCCTACCCCCAAGGGGCTATCCAAGAGGGAGCTTGCGGAGATCATCCGCAAAGCGGGGCGGATCCCCGTGGAGCGGGACGCCCTTTACCGGGAGATCCGGGTCTGGAACAGCGTGGCGGCTCCTCTGGCCGAGGGAGGTACCCAAGGAGCCTGA
- a CDS encoding 3'-5' exonuclease, translating into MREVLRFLGALLLGLLLVGGTVGLGLFLLVQGEEGLGKELLRLAREKLPTLLFVGLLFTLVLAALLYPVFLGYLAATRALGQEAEILLANPGHRLRLRGPFELRALADLINRLAQEKETLEKEVAVRIAEAKSLLEEERKKLAALIGHLPHGVVLANPKGQVLLYNQGARELLGEGLGVGKSLFGLLDRGLMVHALELPEERFLTQGPKGPLWLQVVPLEGEEGFLVILEEAREKGGWDAALLHRLKDKLAGLKALAEALDQEARGTPLEPLLKTAKATAEELGQLVASWEAPAQAAEVLAEDLLTLLAQALERETGVSPGLSLEEQARNLLVQADTYALALGLAAALRDEEEAFLEGRREGRLLHLTLTLPRPPISPEDAHPDLPPLLKEAVERSGGSGWWAGSHLHLLLPAREAPRLPAKAGPPPRAEVFDLSLLHAPEELEEAPLEGLLYTAFDLETTGLDPEKDAIIALGAVHILGKTVLRHEVFEALVNPGRPIPKASTEIHGLTWEMLKEKPKLEEVLPRFRLFLEDTVLLAHNGAFDMAFLRRVGIDQPPLVDTLLLSYLLFPDLQDHRLETLAERFGVPVIGRHTALGDALMTAEIFASMVPLLKAKGYRTLGEVLRASARLPLARLKY; encoded by the coding sequence ATGAGGGAGGTCTTGCGCTTTCTGGGAGCCCTTCTACTGGGCCTTCTCCTGGTAGGAGGAACCGTGGGGCTGGGCCTCTTCCTCCTGGTCCAAGGGGAGGAGGGCCTGGGAAAGGAACTTCTCCGTCTGGCGAGGGAGAAGCTGCCCACCCTTCTCTTCGTGGGACTCCTCTTCACCTTGGTGCTGGCCGCCCTCCTCTACCCGGTCTTCCTGGGCTACCTGGCCGCCACCCGGGCCCTGGGCCAGGAAGCGGAAATCCTCCTGGCCAACCCCGGCCACCGCCTGCGCCTCCGGGGGCCCTTTGAGCTTAGGGCCTTGGCGGACCTCATCAACCGCTTGGCCCAGGAAAAGGAGACCTTGGAAAAGGAGGTGGCGGTGCGCATCGCCGAGGCCAAATCCCTCCTGGAGGAGGAAAGGAAGAAGCTTGCCGCCCTCATCGGCCACCTTCCCCACGGGGTGGTGCTGGCCAACCCCAAGGGCCAGGTCCTCCTCTACAACCAAGGAGCCCGGGAGCTCTTGGGCGAGGGCCTGGGGGTAGGCAAAAGCCTCTTCGGCCTCCTGGACCGGGGACTCATGGTCCACGCCCTGGAACTGCCGGAGGAGCGGTTTTTAACCCAGGGGCCCAAAGGGCCGCTTTGGCTCCAGGTGGTGCCCCTGGAGGGAGAGGAAGGGTTTTTGGTCATCCTGGAGGAAGCCCGGGAAAAGGGCGGGTGGGATGCCGCCCTCCTCCACCGCTTGAAGGACAAGCTGGCGGGGCTCAAGGCCCTGGCGGAGGCCCTGGACCAGGAAGCCAGGGGGACCCCCCTCGAGCCCCTCCTCAAGACCGCCAAGGCCACCGCCGAGGAGCTCGGCCAGCTGGTGGCCTCCTGGGAAGCCCCGGCCCAGGCGGCGGAGGTATTGGCGGAGGACCTGTTAACCCTCCTGGCCCAGGCCCTGGAACGGGAAACAGGGGTTTCCCCGGGGCTCTCCCTGGAGGAGCAAGCCAGGAACCTCCTGGTCCAGGCGGACACCTACGCCTTGGCTTTAGGCCTGGCCGCCGCCTTAAGGGACGAGGAGGAAGCCTTCCTGGAGGGGAGGCGGGAGGGCCGCCTGCTCCACCTCACCCTCACCCTGCCCAGGCCTCCTATAAGCCCAGAAGACGCCCACCCCGACCTTCCCCCTCTTCTCAAGGAGGCGGTGGAAAGGTCCGGCGGGAGCGGCTGGTGGGCGGGATCCCACCTTCACCTCCTCCTCCCCGCCCGGGAAGCCCCTCGGCTTCCCGCCAAGGCAGGCCCTCCCCCCCGGGCCGAGGTCTTCGACCTCTCCCTGCTCCACGCCCCCGAGGAGCTGGAAGAAGCTCCCCTGGAAGGCCTCCTGTACACTGCCTTCGACCTGGAAACCACGGGCCTGGATCCGGAAAAGGACGCCATCATCGCCCTAGGGGCGGTCCACATCCTGGGGAAAACCGTGCTTCGCCACGAAGTCTTCGAGGCCCTGGTCAACCCTGGGCGCCCCATCCCCAAGGCCTCCACCGAGATCCACGGCCTCACCTGGGAGATGCTGAAGGAAAAGCCCAAGCTGGAGGAGGTACTCCCCAGGTTTCGCCTGTTCCTGGAGGACACGGTGCTCCTGGCCCACAACGGAGCCTTTGACATGGCCTTCCTCAGGCGGGTGGGGATTGACCAGCCCCCTTTGGTGGACACCCTGCTCCTTTCCTACCTGCTCTTCCCCGACCTCCAGGACCACCGCCTGGAAACCCTGGCGGAGCGCTTCGGCGTGCCCGTGATCGGCCGGCACACCGCCTTGGGGGATGCCCTCATGACCGCGGAGATCTTTGCGAGCATGGTCCCCCTCCTAAAGGCCAAGGGCTATCGCACCCTGGGGGAGGTGCTCAGGGCCTCGGCCAGGTTGCCCCTGGCCCGGCTCAAGTACTGA
- a CDS encoding fumarylacetoacetate hydrolase family protein yields MKLLRFNEGRWGILEGELVLETDGPGGNPTGRRYDLASVRLLAPATPSKIVCVGRNYREHIREMGHDFGQDLPKEPGLFLKAPNTLAHPGNPRDPWNTGDAVPYPFFTQELHYEGELAVVIGDRMRNVSPEKALDHVLGYTIAVDITARDAQRQDLQWVRAKSADKFLPLGPWIETDLDPQNTWVRTYVNDQLRQEGHTSAMIFSVAEILSYISSFMTLEPLDVVLTGTPEGVGALSPGDRIEVAVEGIGTLHTRIGPKEERPW; encoded by the coding sequence ATGAAGCTCTTACGTTTTAACGAAGGCCGTTGGGGGATACTGGAAGGGGAGCTGGTTCTGGAAACGGATGGTCCAGGGGGAAACCCCACGGGGAGGCGCTACGACCTGGCCTCGGTGCGCCTTCTGGCCCCGGCCACGCCCAGCAAGATCGTGTGCGTGGGAAGAAACTACCGGGAACACATCCGGGAGATGGGGCACGATTTCGGCCAGGACCTGCCCAAGGAGCCGGGCCTGTTCCTGAAGGCCCCCAACACCCTGGCCCACCCCGGAAACCCGCGGGATCCCTGGAACACGGGGGATGCGGTGCCCTACCCCTTCTTCACCCAGGAGCTTCACTATGAGGGGGAGCTGGCGGTGGTCATCGGCGACCGCATGCGGAATGTATCCCCGGAAAAAGCCCTGGACCACGTGCTGGGGTACACCATCGCCGTGGACATCACCGCCCGGGATGCGCAGAGGCAGGACCTCCAGTGGGTGCGGGCCAAGAGCGCGGACAAGTTCTTGCCCTTAGGCCCCTGGATTGAAACCGATCTGGACCCGCAGAACACCTGGGTGCGCACCTACGTGAACGACCAGCTCCGCCAGGAGGGGCACACCTCCGCCATGATCTTCAGCGTGGCCGAGATCCTCTCCTACATCTCCAGCTTCATGACCCTCGAGCCCCTGGATGTGGTCCTCACCGGCACCCCCGAGGGGGTGGGGGCCCTAAGCCCGGGGGACCGGATCGAGGTGGCGGTGGAGGGCATCGGCACCCTGCACACCCGCATCGGCCCTAAGGAGGAGCGCCCATGGTGA
- a CDS encoding MBL fold metallo-hydrolase: MVRVLDLRFQGVERVIASFLLDSGEGPVLIETGPESTYARLEAALKQEGVDPKEVRHVFVTHIHLDHAGAAWRLAELGATVYVHPRGAPHLVDPSRLLASAERIYGAMLKPLWGELKGIPQERVRVLEDGEVVDLGGLRVQALETLGHASHHHAYLVEGALFAGDIAGVRIAPGPVLPPTPPPDIHLESWSASLDRILTLRPEVLYLTHFGPYRDVEAHLLALRGVLEEWAGWVLHRLKEGLPLEEMTKRFEAYWREGLRRAGVEEEGMRLYELADPPYMNLQGLLRYWQKHHPEVLG, translated from the coding sequence ATGGTGAGGGTCTTGGACCTCCGCTTCCAGGGAGTGGAAAGGGTGATTGCCAGCTTCCTCCTGGACTCCGGGGAGGGGCCGGTTCTGATCGAAACGGGGCCGGAGAGCACCTATGCCCGCCTCGAGGCGGCCTTAAAGCAGGAGGGAGTGGACCCGAAGGAGGTCCGCCATGTCTTCGTGACCCACATCCACCTGGACCACGCCGGGGCCGCTTGGCGGTTGGCCGAGCTTGGGGCCACGGTGTACGTGCATCCCCGGGGGGCCCCGCACCTGGTGGACCCCTCGAGGCTTCTGGCCTCCGCGGAGCGCATCTACGGGGCGATGCTGAAACCCCTCTGGGGGGAGCTCAAGGGGATCCCCCAGGAGCGGGTGCGGGTCCTGGAGGACGGGGAGGTGGTGGACCTCGGGGGGCTTAGGGTCCAGGCCCTGGAAACCCTGGGCCACGCCTCCCACCACCACGCCTACCTGGTGGAGGGGGCGCTTTTCGCTGGGGACATCGCCGGGGTGCGCATCGCCCCCGGGCCGGTCCTCCCTCCCACCCCACCCCCCGACATCCACCTGGAAAGTTGGTCCGCTTCCCTGGATCGCATCCTGACCCTAAGGCCCGAGGTCCTCTACCTCACCCACTTCGGCCCGTACCGGGATGTGGAGGCCCACCTCCTGGCCCTGCGGGGGGTCCTGGAGGAGTGGGCGGGCTGGGTCCTGCACCGGCTCAAGGAGGGGCTTCCCCTGGAGGAGATGACCAAGCGCTTTGAGGCCTACTGGCGGGAGGGTCTGAGGCGAGCCGGGGTGGAGGAGGAGGGAATGCGCCTCTACGAGCTCGCCGATCCCCCCTACATGAACCTGCAGGGCCTTTTGCGCTACTGGCAGAAGCACCACCCGGAGGTTCTGGGATAG